The Oncorhynchus tshawytscha isolate Ot180627B linkage group LG20, Otsh_v2.0, whole genome shotgun sequence genome has a window encoding:
- the myo1hb gene encoding unconventional myosin-Ih isoform X2: protein MYMFSKSLEERCNRILRDMEGSLTARDRVGIQDFVLLDAYTSESAVLDNLRKRFNENLIYTYIGTLLVSVNPYKELGIYTKKQMDIYMGVNFFELPPHIYALADNVYRTMLTETNNHFILISGESGAGKTEASKKILQFYAVSCPSTKLLDNVRDRLLLSNPVLEAFGNAKTLKNDNSSRFGKYMDIQFDHMGGAVGGHILSYLLEKSRVVHQNHGERSFHIFYQLVEGGEEDLLRWLGLERNCQRYSYLVQVGEGECAKVSSVNDKSDWKTVRKALSVIEFSESNIESLFAIIASVLHLGNVTFVADSQGYATLNNSPEIHWLSKLLGIPAQVIQVGLTHRKIEARSEEVLSPFTVDQAVYAKDALAKAIYGRTFTWLVNELNESLANKDSSRKTVIGLLDIYGFEVFSVNSFEQFCINYCNEKLQQLFIQLTLKSEQEEYEMEGIEWESVPYFNNKIICDLVEEKFKGIISVLDEECLRPGEATDMTFLEKLEEKMGGHAHFVTHKLADQKTRKTLERGDFRLLHYAGEVTYSVVGFLDKNNDLLYRNIKEVMRQSKNAIVKHCFPSTEPDSKKRPETVATQFKSSLVGLTEILMSKEPWYVRCMKPNEGKQPGLFDDVLVRHQVKYLGLMEHLRVRRAGFAYRRRYEIFLQRYKPLCPDTWPNWKGTAAEGVECLVKHLGYKPDEYKMGRTKIFIRHPRTLFATEDAFEVCKHELATRIQAKYKGYRVKGDYMRQRQAATKIETCWRGMKARREREKRAWAVKVIKRFIKGFMTRNQPACVDNTDYLAFVRQNYLTRLKENLPKTVVDKNTWLTPPPIMQEASQMLRKLYTRHMVRRYVQGIMTERKAQLQIKGLTSSIFKGTKENYPHSVGIPFVDTRISEEDIHIKVYQMIRQERIKYSVPVVKYDRNGFRPRFRQLIYTGSAAYLVEEAKIKQRVEFNNLKGVSVSTLSDNFLILHVQCEDIKQKGDLVLQCDYLFEALTKLCLVANKHNFIKVVQGSVKFDIQPGREGFVDFKSGQETMIYRAKNGHLMVESTRTKSRAMIQN from the exons ATGTACATGTTCTCAAAG AGCCTGGAGGAGCGCTGTAACCGGATCCTCCGGGACATGGAGGGCTCCCTTACGGCCCGGGATCGGGTGGGCATCCAGGATTTCGTTTTGCTGGACGCCTACACAAGTGAGAGTGCCGTCCTGGACAACTTGAGGAAACGCTTCAACGAGAACCTCATTTAC ACCTACATTGGTACGCTCTTAGTGTCAGTGAACCCCTACAAAGAGCTGGGAATCTACACCAAGAAGCAGATGGATATTTACATGGGCGTCAACTTTTTTGAGCTTCCACCCCACAT CTACGCCCTGGCAGACAATGTCTACCGCACCATGTTAACAGAGACCAACAACCACTTCATCTTGATCTCAGGGGAGAGTGGAGCAGGAAAGACGGAGGCCTCCAAGAAGATCCTGCAGTTCTACGCTGTGAGCTGCCCCAGTACCAAACTGCTGGACAACGTCCGAGACCGACTGCTGCTGTCCAACCCTGTGCTCGAG GCTTTCGGAAATGCCAAAACCCTGAAGAATGACAACTCAAGCCGCTTTGGGAAGTACATGGATATTCAGTTTGATCACATG GGGGGAGCTGTTGGTGGCCACATCCTCAGTTATCTACTGGAGAAGTCCCGGGTGGTGCATCAGAACCATGGAGAGAGAAGCTTCCACATCTTCTACCAgctagtggagggaggagaggaggacctgcTACGCTGGCTGGGTCTGGAGAGGAACTGTCAGCGCTACAGTTACCTGGTACAGGTGGGAGAG GGGGAATGTGCCAAAGTCAGCTCAGTCAACGACAAGAGTGACTGGAAGACGGTACGGAAAGCCCTCAGTGTCATAGAGTTCAGTGAGAGCAATATAGAG AGCCTGTTTGCAATCATTGCTAGCGTACTTCACCTGGGAAATGTTACGTTTGTGGCTGACTCACAGGGATACGCCACTCTCAACAACAGTCCGGAGATACATTGGCTGTCCAAG TTGCTGGGCATTCCTGCACAGGTGATACAGGTGGGTTTGACACACAGGAAGATTGAGGCCCGATCAGAAGAG GTGCTCAGTCCCTTCACCGTTGACCAGGCAGTATATGCCAAGGACGCTCTAGCCAAAGCCATCTATGGCCGCACCTTCACCTGGCTGGTCAACGAGCTCAATGAGTCTTTAGCAAACAAG GATTCCTCCAGGAAGACCGTGATTGGTCTGCTTGACATCTATGGGTTTGAGGTCTTCAGTGTGAACAG CTTTGAGCAGTTCTGCATCAACTACTGTAATGAGAAACTGCAGCAGCTCTTTATCCAGCTGACCCTGAAGTCAGAGCAGGAGGAGTACGAGATGGAGGGGATTGAA TGGGAGTCAGTGCCATACTTCAACAACAAGATCATCTGTGACCTGGTGGAGGAGAAATTCAAAGGCATCATTTCAGTGCTa GACGAGGAGTGTCTACGTCCGGGAGAGGCCACAGACATGACCTTCCTGGAGAAGCTGGAGGAGAAGATGGGAGGTCACGCCCATTTCGTCAC ACACAAGCTGGCTGACCAGAAGACCCGGAAGACTCTGGAACGAGGAGACTTCCGCCTCTTACACTACGCAGGGGAAGTCACATACAGTGTGGTCG GATTCCTGGACAAAAATAATGATCTCCTGTACAGGAACATTAAAGAG GTTATGCGCCAGTCTAAGAATGCCATTGTTAAACACTGCTTTCCCAGCACTGAGCCGGACAGCAAGAAGAGACCTGAAACA GTGGCCACTCAGTTTAAGAGCAGTCTGGTAGGCCTGACTGAGATCCTCATGTCTAAAGAGCCCTGGTACGTCCGCTGTATGAAGCCTAATGAAGGCAAGCAGCCAG GGCTCTTTGACGATGTGTTGGTGAGACACCAGGTGAAGTACCTGGGGCTGATGGAGCACCTGAGGGTCAGACGGGCCGGCTTCGCTTACCGCCGGAGATATGAGATCTTCCTGCAGAG GTACAAGCCCCTGTGTCCAGACACCTGGCCTAACTGGAAAGGTACAGCCGCAGAGGGGGTGGAGTGCCTGGTCAAGCACCTGGGCTACAAGCCTGATGAGTACAAGATGGGAAG GACCAAGATCTTCATCCGCCATCCCAGGACTCTGTTTGCCACCGAAGACGCCTTTGAGGTCTGCAAGCATGAGCTGG CTACAAGGATCCAAGCAAAGTACAAAGGCTACAGAGTGAAGGGAGACTACATGAGACAGAGACAAGCAG CTACAAAGATTGAGACATGCTGGAGAGGCATGAaggccaggagagagagggagaagagagcctGGGCTGTTAAGGTCATTAAGAG GTTCATCAAGGGCTTCATGACTAGAAATCAGCCAGCCTGTGTTGACAACACAGACTACCTGGCATTTGTCAGGCAAAACTACCTCACACGGCTCAAGGAGAATCTACCCAAAACAGTTGTGGACAAGAACACATGGCTAACCCCACCTCCCATTATGCAGGAG GCCTCACAGATGTTGAGGAAACTTTACACCCGGCACATGGTACGGAGGTATGTACAAGGAATCATGACAGAGCGGAAAGCACAG TTACAAATCAAAGGATTGACCAGTTCCATATTCAAAGGAACAAAAGAGAACTACCCTCACAGTGTGGGAATACCATTCGTGGACACCAGGATAA GTGAGGAAGACATCCACATTAAAGTCTACCAGATGATTAGGCAAGAACGCATCAAG TACAGTGTTCCTGTGGTGAAGTACGACAGGAATGGCTTCAGGCCACGTTTCAGACAGCTGATCTACACTGGAAGTGCAGCCTACCTGGTGGAGGAGGCCAAGATCAAACAGCGGGTGGAGTTCAACAACCTCAAAG GTGTGTCAGTCAGCACCCTGAGTGACAACTTCCTGATCCTCCATGTCCAATGTGAGGATATCAAGCAAAAG GGGGACCTGGTGCTGCAGTGTGACTACCTGTTTGAGGCCTTGACCAAGTTGTGTCTGGTGGCCAACAAGCACAATTTTATCAAAGTAGTCCAGGGCAG TGTAAAGTTTGACATCCAGCCTGGCAGAGAGGGGTTTGTTGACTTCAAGAGTGGCCAGGAGACAATGATTTACAGAGCAAAGAATGGCCATCTGATGGTG GAATCAACTCGAACAAAGTCCCGGGCAATGATACAAAATTGA
- the myo1hb gene encoding unconventional myosin-Ih isoform X3, with translation MEGSLTARDRVGIQDFVLLDAYTSESAVLDNLRKRFNENLIYTYIGTLLVSVNPYKELGIYTKKQMDIYMGVNFFELPPHIYALADNVYRTMLTETNNHFILISGESGAGKTEASKKILQFYAVSCPSTKLLDNVRDRLLLSNPVLEAFGNAKTLKNDNSSRFGKYMDIQFDHMGGAVGGHILSYLLEKSRVVHQNHGERSFHIFYQLVEGGEEDLLRWLGLERNCQRYSYLVQVGEGECAKVSSVNDKSDWKTVRKALSVIEFSESNIESLFAIIASVLHLGNVTFVADSQGYATLNNSPEIHWLSKLLGIPAQVIQVGLTHRKIEARSEEVLSPFTVDQAVYAKDALAKAIYGRTFTWLVNELNESLANKDSSRKTVIGLLDIYGFEVFSVNSFEQFCINYCNEKLQQLFIQLTLKSEQEEYEMEGIEWESVPYFNNKIICDLVEEKFKGIISVLDEECLRPGEATDMTFLEKLEEKMGGHAHFVTHKLADQKTRKTLERGDFRLLHYAGEVTYSVVGFLDKNNDLLYRNIKEVMRQSKNAIVKHCFPSTEPDSKKRPETVATQFKSSLVGLTEILMSKEPWYVRCMKPNEGKQPGLFDDVLVRHQVKYLGLMEHLRVRRAGFAYRRRYEIFLQRYKPLCPDTWPNWKGTAAEGVECLVKHLGYKPDEYKMGRTKIFIRHPRTLFATEDAFEVCKHELATRIQAKYKGYRVKGDYMRQRQAATKIETCWRGMKARREREKRAWAVKVIKRFIKGFMTRNQPACVDNTDYLAFVRQNYLTRLKENLPKTVVDKNTWLTPPPIMQEASQMLRKLYTRHMVRRYVQGIMTERKAQLQIKGLTSSIFKGTKENYPHSVGIPFVDTRISEEDIHIKVYQMIRQERIKYSVPVVKYDRNGFRPRFRQLIYTGSAAYLVEEAKIKQRVEFNNLKGVSVSTLSDNFLILHVQCEDIKQKGDLVLQCDYLFEALTKLCLVANKHNFIKVVQGSVKFDIQPGREGFVDFKSGQETMIYRAKNGHLMVESTRTKSRAMIQN, from the exons ATGGAGGGCTCCCTTACGGCCCGGGATCGGGTGGGCATCCAGGATTTCGTTTTGCTGGACGCCTACACAAGTGAGAGTGCCGTCCTGGACAACTTGAGGAAACGCTTCAACGAGAACCTCATTTAC ACCTACATTGGTACGCTCTTAGTGTCAGTGAACCCCTACAAAGAGCTGGGAATCTACACCAAGAAGCAGATGGATATTTACATGGGCGTCAACTTTTTTGAGCTTCCACCCCACAT CTACGCCCTGGCAGACAATGTCTACCGCACCATGTTAACAGAGACCAACAACCACTTCATCTTGATCTCAGGGGAGAGTGGAGCAGGAAAGACGGAGGCCTCCAAGAAGATCCTGCAGTTCTACGCTGTGAGCTGCCCCAGTACCAAACTGCTGGACAACGTCCGAGACCGACTGCTGCTGTCCAACCCTGTGCTCGAG GCTTTCGGAAATGCCAAAACCCTGAAGAATGACAACTCAAGCCGCTTTGGGAAGTACATGGATATTCAGTTTGATCACATG GGGGGAGCTGTTGGTGGCCACATCCTCAGTTATCTACTGGAGAAGTCCCGGGTGGTGCATCAGAACCATGGAGAGAGAAGCTTCCACATCTTCTACCAgctagtggagggaggagaggaggacctgcTACGCTGGCTGGGTCTGGAGAGGAACTGTCAGCGCTACAGTTACCTGGTACAGGTGGGAGAG GGGGAATGTGCCAAAGTCAGCTCAGTCAACGACAAGAGTGACTGGAAGACGGTACGGAAAGCCCTCAGTGTCATAGAGTTCAGTGAGAGCAATATAGAG AGCCTGTTTGCAATCATTGCTAGCGTACTTCACCTGGGAAATGTTACGTTTGTGGCTGACTCACAGGGATACGCCACTCTCAACAACAGTCCGGAGATACATTGGCTGTCCAAG TTGCTGGGCATTCCTGCACAGGTGATACAGGTGGGTTTGACACACAGGAAGATTGAGGCCCGATCAGAAGAG GTGCTCAGTCCCTTCACCGTTGACCAGGCAGTATATGCCAAGGACGCTCTAGCCAAAGCCATCTATGGCCGCACCTTCACCTGGCTGGTCAACGAGCTCAATGAGTCTTTAGCAAACAAG GATTCCTCCAGGAAGACCGTGATTGGTCTGCTTGACATCTATGGGTTTGAGGTCTTCAGTGTGAACAG CTTTGAGCAGTTCTGCATCAACTACTGTAATGAGAAACTGCAGCAGCTCTTTATCCAGCTGACCCTGAAGTCAGAGCAGGAGGAGTACGAGATGGAGGGGATTGAA TGGGAGTCAGTGCCATACTTCAACAACAAGATCATCTGTGACCTGGTGGAGGAGAAATTCAAAGGCATCATTTCAGTGCTa GACGAGGAGTGTCTACGTCCGGGAGAGGCCACAGACATGACCTTCCTGGAGAAGCTGGAGGAGAAGATGGGAGGTCACGCCCATTTCGTCAC ACACAAGCTGGCTGACCAGAAGACCCGGAAGACTCTGGAACGAGGAGACTTCCGCCTCTTACACTACGCAGGGGAAGTCACATACAGTGTGGTCG GATTCCTGGACAAAAATAATGATCTCCTGTACAGGAACATTAAAGAG GTTATGCGCCAGTCTAAGAATGCCATTGTTAAACACTGCTTTCCCAGCACTGAGCCGGACAGCAAGAAGAGACCTGAAACA GTGGCCACTCAGTTTAAGAGCAGTCTGGTAGGCCTGACTGAGATCCTCATGTCTAAAGAGCCCTGGTACGTCCGCTGTATGAAGCCTAATGAAGGCAAGCAGCCAG GGCTCTTTGACGATGTGTTGGTGAGACACCAGGTGAAGTACCTGGGGCTGATGGAGCACCTGAGGGTCAGACGGGCCGGCTTCGCTTACCGCCGGAGATATGAGATCTTCCTGCAGAG GTACAAGCCCCTGTGTCCAGACACCTGGCCTAACTGGAAAGGTACAGCCGCAGAGGGGGTGGAGTGCCTGGTCAAGCACCTGGGCTACAAGCCTGATGAGTACAAGATGGGAAG GACCAAGATCTTCATCCGCCATCCCAGGACTCTGTTTGCCACCGAAGACGCCTTTGAGGTCTGCAAGCATGAGCTGG CTACAAGGATCCAAGCAAAGTACAAAGGCTACAGAGTGAAGGGAGACTACATGAGACAGAGACAAGCAG CTACAAAGATTGAGACATGCTGGAGAGGCATGAaggccaggagagagagggagaagagagcctGGGCTGTTAAGGTCATTAAGAG GTTCATCAAGGGCTTCATGACTAGAAATCAGCCAGCCTGTGTTGACAACACAGACTACCTGGCATTTGTCAGGCAAAACTACCTCACACGGCTCAAGGAGAATCTACCCAAAACAGTTGTGGACAAGAACACATGGCTAACCCCACCTCCCATTATGCAGGAG GCCTCACAGATGTTGAGGAAACTTTACACCCGGCACATGGTACGGAGGTATGTACAAGGAATCATGACAGAGCGGAAAGCACAG TTACAAATCAAAGGATTGACCAGTTCCATATTCAAAGGAACAAAAGAGAACTACCCTCACAGTGTGGGAATACCATTCGTGGACACCAGGATAA GTGAGGAAGACATCCACATTAAAGTCTACCAGATGATTAGGCAAGAACGCATCAAG TACAGTGTTCCTGTGGTGAAGTACGACAGGAATGGCTTCAGGCCACGTTTCAGACAGCTGATCTACACTGGAAGTGCAGCCTACCTGGTGGAGGAGGCCAAGATCAAACAGCGGGTGGAGTTCAACAACCTCAAAG GTGTGTCAGTCAGCACCCTGAGTGACAACTTCCTGATCCTCCATGTCCAATGTGAGGATATCAAGCAAAAG GGGGACCTGGTGCTGCAGTGTGACTACCTGTTTGAGGCCTTGACCAAGTTGTGTCTGGTGGCCAACAAGCACAATTTTATCAAAGTAGTCCAGGGCAG TGTAAAGTTTGACATCCAGCCTGGCAGAGAGGGGTTTGTTGACTTCAAGAGTGGCCAGGAGACAATGATTTACAGAGCAAAGAATGGCCATCTGATGGTG GAATCAACTCGAACAAAGTCCCGGGCAATGATACAAAATTGA
- the myo1hb gene encoding unconventional myosin-Ih isoform X1 — translation MTHMALEMSESLEERCNRILRDMEGSLTARDRVGIQDFVLLDAYTSESAVLDNLRKRFNENLIYTYIGTLLVSVNPYKELGIYTKKQMDIYMGVNFFELPPHIYALADNVYRTMLTETNNHFILISGESGAGKTEASKKILQFYAVSCPSTKLLDNVRDRLLLSNPVLEAFGNAKTLKNDNSSRFGKYMDIQFDHMGGAVGGHILSYLLEKSRVVHQNHGERSFHIFYQLVEGGEEDLLRWLGLERNCQRYSYLVQVGEGECAKVSSVNDKSDWKTVRKALSVIEFSESNIESLFAIIASVLHLGNVTFVADSQGYATLNNSPEIHWLSKLLGIPAQVIQVGLTHRKIEARSEEVLSPFTVDQAVYAKDALAKAIYGRTFTWLVNELNESLANKDSSRKTVIGLLDIYGFEVFSVNSFEQFCINYCNEKLQQLFIQLTLKSEQEEYEMEGIEWESVPYFNNKIICDLVEEKFKGIISVLDEECLRPGEATDMTFLEKLEEKMGGHAHFVTHKLADQKTRKTLERGDFRLLHYAGEVTYSVVGFLDKNNDLLYRNIKEVMRQSKNAIVKHCFPSTEPDSKKRPETVATQFKSSLVGLTEILMSKEPWYVRCMKPNEGKQPGLFDDVLVRHQVKYLGLMEHLRVRRAGFAYRRRYEIFLQRYKPLCPDTWPNWKGTAAEGVECLVKHLGYKPDEYKMGRTKIFIRHPRTLFATEDAFEVCKHELATRIQAKYKGYRVKGDYMRQRQAATKIETCWRGMKARREREKRAWAVKVIKRFIKGFMTRNQPACVDNTDYLAFVRQNYLTRLKENLPKTVVDKNTWLTPPPIMQEASQMLRKLYTRHMVRRYVQGIMTERKAQLQIKGLTSSIFKGTKENYPHSVGIPFVDTRISEEDIHIKVYQMIRQERIKYSVPVVKYDRNGFRPRFRQLIYTGSAAYLVEEAKIKQRVEFNNLKGVSVSTLSDNFLILHVQCEDIKQKGDLVLQCDYLFEALTKLCLVANKHNFIKVVQGSVKFDIQPGREGFVDFKSGQETMIYRAKNGHLMVESTRTKSRAMIQN, via the exons ATGACTCACATGGCTTTGGAGATGAGTGAG AGCCTGGAGGAGCGCTGTAACCGGATCCTCCGGGACATGGAGGGCTCCCTTACGGCCCGGGATCGGGTGGGCATCCAGGATTTCGTTTTGCTGGACGCCTACACAAGTGAGAGTGCCGTCCTGGACAACTTGAGGAAACGCTTCAACGAGAACCTCATTTAC ACCTACATTGGTACGCTCTTAGTGTCAGTGAACCCCTACAAAGAGCTGGGAATCTACACCAAGAAGCAGATGGATATTTACATGGGCGTCAACTTTTTTGAGCTTCCACCCCACAT CTACGCCCTGGCAGACAATGTCTACCGCACCATGTTAACAGAGACCAACAACCACTTCATCTTGATCTCAGGGGAGAGTGGAGCAGGAAAGACGGAGGCCTCCAAGAAGATCCTGCAGTTCTACGCTGTGAGCTGCCCCAGTACCAAACTGCTGGACAACGTCCGAGACCGACTGCTGCTGTCCAACCCTGTGCTCGAG GCTTTCGGAAATGCCAAAACCCTGAAGAATGACAACTCAAGCCGCTTTGGGAAGTACATGGATATTCAGTTTGATCACATG GGGGGAGCTGTTGGTGGCCACATCCTCAGTTATCTACTGGAGAAGTCCCGGGTGGTGCATCAGAACCATGGAGAGAGAAGCTTCCACATCTTCTACCAgctagtggagggaggagaggaggacctgcTACGCTGGCTGGGTCTGGAGAGGAACTGTCAGCGCTACAGTTACCTGGTACAGGTGGGAGAG GGGGAATGTGCCAAAGTCAGCTCAGTCAACGACAAGAGTGACTGGAAGACGGTACGGAAAGCCCTCAGTGTCATAGAGTTCAGTGAGAGCAATATAGAG AGCCTGTTTGCAATCATTGCTAGCGTACTTCACCTGGGAAATGTTACGTTTGTGGCTGACTCACAGGGATACGCCACTCTCAACAACAGTCCGGAGATACATTGGCTGTCCAAG TTGCTGGGCATTCCTGCACAGGTGATACAGGTGGGTTTGACACACAGGAAGATTGAGGCCCGATCAGAAGAG GTGCTCAGTCCCTTCACCGTTGACCAGGCAGTATATGCCAAGGACGCTCTAGCCAAAGCCATCTATGGCCGCACCTTCACCTGGCTGGTCAACGAGCTCAATGAGTCTTTAGCAAACAAG GATTCCTCCAGGAAGACCGTGATTGGTCTGCTTGACATCTATGGGTTTGAGGTCTTCAGTGTGAACAG CTTTGAGCAGTTCTGCATCAACTACTGTAATGAGAAACTGCAGCAGCTCTTTATCCAGCTGACCCTGAAGTCAGAGCAGGAGGAGTACGAGATGGAGGGGATTGAA TGGGAGTCAGTGCCATACTTCAACAACAAGATCATCTGTGACCTGGTGGAGGAGAAATTCAAAGGCATCATTTCAGTGCTa GACGAGGAGTGTCTACGTCCGGGAGAGGCCACAGACATGACCTTCCTGGAGAAGCTGGAGGAGAAGATGGGAGGTCACGCCCATTTCGTCAC ACACAAGCTGGCTGACCAGAAGACCCGGAAGACTCTGGAACGAGGAGACTTCCGCCTCTTACACTACGCAGGGGAAGTCACATACAGTGTGGTCG GATTCCTGGACAAAAATAATGATCTCCTGTACAGGAACATTAAAGAG GTTATGCGCCAGTCTAAGAATGCCATTGTTAAACACTGCTTTCCCAGCACTGAGCCGGACAGCAAGAAGAGACCTGAAACA GTGGCCACTCAGTTTAAGAGCAGTCTGGTAGGCCTGACTGAGATCCTCATGTCTAAAGAGCCCTGGTACGTCCGCTGTATGAAGCCTAATGAAGGCAAGCAGCCAG GGCTCTTTGACGATGTGTTGGTGAGACACCAGGTGAAGTACCTGGGGCTGATGGAGCACCTGAGGGTCAGACGGGCCGGCTTCGCTTACCGCCGGAGATATGAGATCTTCCTGCAGAG GTACAAGCCCCTGTGTCCAGACACCTGGCCTAACTGGAAAGGTACAGCCGCAGAGGGGGTGGAGTGCCTGGTCAAGCACCTGGGCTACAAGCCTGATGAGTACAAGATGGGAAG GACCAAGATCTTCATCCGCCATCCCAGGACTCTGTTTGCCACCGAAGACGCCTTTGAGGTCTGCAAGCATGAGCTGG CTACAAGGATCCAAGCAAAGTACAAAGGCTACAGAGTGAAGGGAGACTACATGAGACAGAGACAAGCAG CTACAAAGATTGAGACATGCTGGAGAGGCATGAaggccaggagagagagggagaagagagcctGGGCTGTTAAGGTCATTAAGAG GTTCATCAAGGGCTTCATGACTAGAAATCAGCCAGCCTGTGTTGACAACACAGACTACCTGGCATTTGTCAGGCAAAACTACCTCACACGGCTCAAGGAGAATCTACCCAAAACAGTTGTGGACAAGAACACATGGCTAACCCCACCTCCCATTATGCAGGAG GCCTCACAGATGTTGAGGAAACTTTACACCCGGCACATGGTACGGAGGTATGTACAAGGAATCATGACAGAGCGGAAAGCACAG TTACAAATCAAAGGATTGACCAGTTCCATATTCAAAGGAACAAAAGAGAACTACCCTCACAGTGTGGGAATACCATTCGTGGACACCAGGATAA GTGAGGAAGACATCCACATTAAAGTCTACCAGATGATTAGGCAAGAACGCATCAAG TACAGTGTTCCTGTGGTGAAGTACGACAGGAATGGCTTCAGGCCACGTTTCAGACAGCTGATCTACACTGGAAGTGCAGCCTACCTGGTGGAGGAGGCCAAGATCAAACAGCGGGTGGAGTTCAACAACCTCAAAG GTGTGTCAGTCAGCACCCTGAGTGACAACTTCCTGATCCTCCATGTCCAATGTGAGGATATCAAGCAAAAG GGGGACCTGGTGCTGCAGTGTGACTACCTGTTTGAGGCCTTGACCAAGTTGTGTCTGGTGGCCAACAAGCACAATTTTATCAAAGTAGTCCAGGGCAG TGTAAAGTTTGACATCCAGCCTGGCAGAGAGGGGTTTGTTGACTTCAAGAGTGGCCAGGAGACAATGATTTACAGAGCAAAGAATGGCCATCTGATGGTG GAATCAACTCGAACAAAGTCCCGGGCAATGATACAAAATTGA